The following are encoded together in the Salvelinus namaycush isolate Seneca unplaced genomic scaffold, SaNama_1.0 Scaffold409, whole genome shotgun sequence genome:
- the LOC120041134 gene encoding caveolin-1 encodes MTGGLKDCETDEEFLHSPFIRKQGNIYKPNNKDMDNDSMSGMKTMQDVHTKEIDLVNRDPKHINDDVVKVDFEDVIAEPAGTYSFDGVWKASFTTFTVTKYWCYRLLTALVGIPLALVWGIFFAILSFIHIWAVVPCVKSYLIEIHCVSRVYSICVHTFCDPLFEAMGKCFSSIRISTTKGV; translated from the exons ATGACTGGCGGACTCAAGGACTGCGAAACTGACGAG GAATTTCTGCACTCGCCGTTCATCAGAAAACAAGGGAACATTTATAAACCTAATAACAAAGACATGGATAATGACAGTATGAGCGGGATGAAGACGATGCAGGATGTCCATACAAAAGAGATCGACCTGGTGAACCGGGACCCCAAGCACATAAACGACGACGTTGTAAAG GTGGACTTTGAGGATGTGATCGCAGAGCCTGCGGGCACGTACAGCTTCGACGGCGTGTGGAAGGCTAGCTTCACCACCTTCACAGTGACCAAGTACTGGTGCTACCGTCTCCTCACTGCCCTGGTGGGCATCCCGCTGGCGCTGGTCTGGGGCATCTTCTTCGCCATCCTGTCCTTCATCCACATCTGGGCGGTGGTGCCATGTGTCAAGAGCTATCTGATCGAGATCCACTGTGTCAGCCGCGTCTACTCCATCTGCGTCCACACATTCTGCGACCCGCTGTTCGAAGCCATGGGCAAGTGCTTCAGCAGCATCCGCATCAGCACCACCAAGGGGGTATAG